A single genomic interval of Nitratidesulfovibrio sp. SRB-5 harbors:
- a CDS encoding ABC transporter substrate binding protein — protein sequence MTGLGWGPRARMLSARMVYAHMLCARMLSAQMLCVVLLAAWFCMAALPAQAAAPEAGARVWRVAYIEGGPYTDYQQILAGTVRGLARLGLIPDGNVPVPQGTESTREMWQWLTAHANGGRIEFLADGYYTADWDPARRAANRAELLKRIRERGDVDMIFAYGTWAGLDMATDDHAVPTFSMSVTDAVGAGIVKSVEDSGHDHVHAQLEPGRYERQLAVFHDVFKFKRLGVPFDDTPEGRASIAMPVIERTAAELGFTIVPCPARFDVPDLDVAFGNLLQCMETLSRTSDAVYLTVNTGMQGKRMVELLQPVIRAGVPTFSQSGPEETKLGVLLSLAQASFDDVGLFEAEAVQKVINGAKPREVSQVFEGPLGLAINLRMAMLIGWNPPFDILAAVDEIHQQIQNAEN from the coding sequence ATGACGGGACTTGGTTGGGGGCCGCGCGCCCGGATGTTGTCTGCCCGGATGGTGTACGCCCACATGCTGTGCGCCCGGATGTTGTCTGCCCAAATGCTGTGCGTCGTGCTGCTGGCGGCATGGTTCTGCATGGCCGCATTGCCCGCGCAGGCCGCCGCGCCGGAAGCAGGCGCCAGGGTGTGGCGGGTGGCCTACATAGAGGGCGGCCCGTACACCGACTACCAGCAGATACTGGCGGGCACGGTGCGCGGGCTTGCGCGCCTTGGCCTTATTCCCGACGGCAACGTGCCGGTGCCGCAGGGCACGGAAAGCACGCGCGAGATGTGGCAGTGGCTGACCGCCCACGCCAACGGCGGGCGCATCGAATTCCTGGCCGACGGCTACTACACGGCGGACTGGGATCCGGCCCGCCGGGCGGCCAACCGGGCCGAGCTGCTCAAGCGCATCCGCGAGCGCGGCGACGTGGACATGATCTTTGCCTACGGCACATGGGCCGGGCTGGACATGGCCACCGACGACCATGCGGTGCCCACCTTTTCCATGTCGGTAACCGACGCCGTGGGCGCGGGCATCGTGAAGTCGGTGGAGGATTCCGGCCACGACCACGTGCACGCCCAACTGGAGCCGGGCCGCTACGAGCGCCAGCTGGCGGTGTTCCACGACGTGTTCAAGTTCAAGCGGCTGGGCGTGCCCTTCGACGATACCCCGGAGGGGCGCGCGTCCATCGCCATGCCGGTCATAGAACGCACCGCCGCGGAACTGGGCTTCACCATCGTGCCGTGCCCCGCCCGCTTCGACGTGCCCGACCTGGACGTGGCCTTCGGCAACCTGCTCCAGTGCATGGAAACCCTGTCCAGAACGTCCGACGCCGTCTACCTTACGGTCAACACGGGCATGCAGGGCAAGCGCATGGTCGAGCTGTTGCAGCCGGTGATCCGCGCGGGCGTTCCCACCTTTTCGCAGAGCGGGCCGGAAGAAACCAAGCTGGGCGTGCTGCTCAGCCTTGCGCAGGCCAGCTTCGACGACGTGGGCCTGTTCGAGGCAGAGGCCGTGCAAAAGGTCATCAACGGCGCGAAACCGCGCGAGGTGAGCCAGGTGTTCGAAGGCCCGCTGGGCCTCGCCATCAACCTGCGCATGGCCATGCTGATCGGCTGGAATCCGCCGTTCGACATCCTGGCGGCGGTGGATGAAATCCACCAGCAGATCCAGAATGCGGAAAACTAG
- a CDS encoding molybdopterin-binding protein, which yields MKVSARNLIPGKVKEITVGAVNSEVIIEVAPGIEVVSIITKRSVEDMGLKKGSDVKAMVKASNVMIVTD from the coding sequence ATGAAAGTCAGCGCCCGCAACCTGATCCCCGGCAAGGTCAAGGAAATCACCGTCGGTGCCGTCAACTCGGAAGTGATCATCGAAGTGGCCCCCGGCATCGAGGTGGTGTCCATCATCACCAAGCGCTCGGTGGAAGACATGGGCCTCAAGAAGGGCTCGGACGTGAAGGCCATGGTCAAGGCCTCCAACGTCATGATCGTCACCGACTAG
- a CDS encoding SpoIIE family protein phosphatase, which translates to MTFSLRSKLFILVLASIALAVVPVISFTYRDLRESNAELEREAFGNVIVLMEDNIGSRYLGHLTNKVMDVLLRKDQLRRYSQLARSAWQDVSALPGDARQRFIANWIERLGSFGVHMDIFDAQGAPRAGTPQLALLSARPNMTDFKGRPVGSLLSLAQLSPEGEFAVFDTLPGTPGPGRASEPLLVYFLPMPETDSVVVSAMLLSDIERQALYNEQQIIRSTQEKFQTLSLGKSGFIALVSGKGELLAHHGNPKGREVALIPPPALAEARERGRTETIADTGPAFGVAIFRAAYFKALDWYVVSAAPQAEIEAPTNALVRKLAFIALAAVLVSAAGTLLLTARLIAPLRALTGRAHALAETDFSAPDAETLTANGLPTSRSDEVGQLARAFTQMGRALARNVRALMDTTAVKERMQGELNAARDIQMGILPAPDAAPKQAGYAASALLEPAKEVGGDLYDFFIAPDGRQVVVIGDVSGKGVPAALFMSMAVTLCRYAVASGLASGAAMTRINAQLAANNPGCMFVTLLIGLFDPATGALEFANGGHCPPCVTGPDAEAPRELPGISGPLVGAMEDVEYETLHAVIAPGERCLLYTDGVTEAMNERLELFDLPRLMDVLHAHREDTPAGILRALHEATVAFRGAAEQSDDITMLCFTREAA; encoded by the coding sequence ATGACCTTCTCACTGCGCTCCAAACTGTTCATCCTGGTGCTTGCCTCCATCGCCCTGGCGGTGGTGCCGGTCATCTCCTTCACCTACCGCGACCTGCGCGAATCCAACGCCGAACTGGAACGAGAGGCGTTCGGCAACGTCATCGTGCTGATGGAGGACAACATCGGGTCGCGCTACCTCGGCCACCTCACCAACAAGGTGATGGACGTGCTGCTGCGCAAGGACCAGTTGCGCCGCTACTCGCAGCTGGCCCGCTCCGCGTGGCAGGACGTGTCCGCACTGCCGGGCGACGCCCGCCAGCGGTTCATCGCCAACTGGATAGAGCGGCTGGGCAGCTTTGGCGTGCACATGGACATCTTCGACGCGCAGGGCGCCCCCCGCGCGGGCACCCCGCAGCTGGCCCTGCTGTCCGCCCGCCCGAACATGACAGACTTCAAGGGGCGGCCCGTGGGGTCGCTGCTTTCGCTGGCGCAGCTTTCGCCCGAGGGCGAATTCGCCGTGTTCGACACCCTGCCCGGCACTCCCGGTCCGGGCAGAGCGTCGGAGCCGCTGCTGGTGTACTTCCTGCCCATGCCTGAAACGGACAGCGTGGTGGTTTCCGCCATGCTGCTGTCCGACATCGAACGGCAGGCCCTGTACAACGAGCAGCAGATCATCCGCAGCACCCAGGAAAAATTCCAGACCCTGTCCCTGGGCAAAAGCGGGTTCATCGCGCTGGTTTCCGGCAAGGGCGAACTGCTGGCCCACCACGGCAACCCCAAGGGACGCGAGGTGGCGCTCATTCCGCCGCCCGCCCTTGCGGAAGCCAGGGAAAGGGGCCGGACGGAAACCATCGCGGACACCGGCCCGGCCTTCGGCGTGGCCATCTTTCGCGCCGCCTACTTCAAGGCCCTGGACTGGTACGTGGTGTCCGCCGCGCCGCAGGCCGAAATAGAGGCCCCCACCAATGCGCTGGTGCGCAAGCTGGCCTTCATCGCGCTGGCCGCCGTGCTTGTCAGCGCAGCGGGCACCCTGCTGCTTACCGCGCGGCTCATCGCCCCGCTGCGCGCCCTGACGGGGCGCGCCCATGCCCTTGCCGAGACGGACTTTTCCGCGCCCGACGCGGAAACCCTGACAGCAAACGGCCTGCCCACGTCGCGTTCCGACGAGGTGGGGCAGCTGGCCCGCGCCTTCACCCAGATGGGCCGGGCGCTGGCCCGCAACGTGCGGGCGCTGATGGACACCACCGCCGTCAAGGAACGCATGCAGGGCGAACTGAACGCCGCGCGCGACATCCAGATGGGCATCCTGCCCGCGCCCGATGCCGCGCCGAAGCAGGCGGGCTACGCCGCCTCGGCCCTGCTGGAACCGGCCAAGGAGGTGGGCGGCGACCTGTACGACTTCTTCATCGCGCCCGACGGCAGGCAGGTGGTGGTCATCGGCGACGTGTCGGGCAAGGGCGTGCCCGCCGCGCTGTTCATGTCCATGGCGGTAACCCTGTGCCGGTACGCCGTGGCCTCGGGCCTGGCGTCCGGCGCGGCCATGACCCGCATCAACGCCCAGCTTGCCGCCAACAACCCCGGCTGCATGTTCGTCACCCTGCTCATCGGGCTGTTCGACCCGGCAACGGGCGCGCTGGAGTTCGCCAACGGCGGGCATTGCCCCCCCTGCGTCACCGGGCCGGACGCCGAGGCCCCGCGCGAACTGCCGGGCATCAGCGGCCCGCTGGTGGGGGCCATGGAAGACGTGGAGTACGAAACCCTGCACGCGGTCATCGCGCCGGGCGAACGCTGCCTGCTGTACACCGACGGGGTGACCGAGGCCATGAACGAAAGGCTGGAGCTGTTCGACCTGCCGCGGCTGATGGACGTGCTGCACGCCCACCGCGAGGATACGCCCGCCGGGATCCTGCGGGCGCTGCACGAGGCCACGGTGGCCTTCCGGGGCGCGGCGGAGCAGTCCGACGACATCACCATGCTCTGCTTCACGCGCGAGGCGGCCTGA
- the nikB gene encoding nickel ABC transporter permease subunit NikB, with protein MPAYILKRLAALIPLLLLVSVVVFLLLRAAQGDPAMAYLRLSRIPPTDEALATARRMLELDLPLWEQYARWLARAVTGDFGNSYVTGRPVLGEVLHYLPATLQLAGAALLLTLIVSIPLGVGAALHRDRPLDNAARALSFTSVSLPNFWLGFLLVWLFAVKLGWLPALGRGGLEHLVLPAVTLSLMSMGINTRLIRASLLENMHARHIMYARARGIPERGVVWRHMFKNSLIPVLTSLGMHVGELLGGAVIVETVFAWPGVGRYAVSAVYNRDYPILQCFMLLMTAIFVLCNLTVDILYAWADPRIRLGEDRA; from the coding sequence ATGCCCGCCTACATACTGAAACGCCTTGCCGCCCTCATCCCCCTGCTGCTGCTGGTCTCGGTGGTGGTATTCCTGCTGCTGCGCGCCGCACAGGGTGACCCGGCCATGGCCTACCTGCGCCTGTCGCGCATCCCCCCCACCGACGAGGCCCTGGCCACCGCCCGCCGCATGCTGGAACTGGACCTGCCCCTGTGGGAACAGTACGCCCGCTGGCTGGCCCGCGCCGTAACCGGCGACTTCGGCAATTCCTACGTCACGGGCCGCCCGGTGCTGGGCGAGGTGCTGCACTACCTGCCCGCCACCCTGCAACTGGCCGGGGCGGCCCTGCTGCTCACCTTGATCGTCAGCATCCCCCTGGGGGTCGGCGCGGCCCTGCACCGCGACCGCCCGCTGGACAACGCGGCCCGCGCCCTGTCCTTCACCAGCGTGTCCCTGCCCAACTTCTGGCTGGGCTTCCTGCTGGTGTGGCTGTTCGCGGTCAAGCTGGGCTGGCTGCCCGCCCTGGGGCGCGGCGGCCTGGAACACCTGGTGCTGCCCGCCGTGACCCTGTCGCTGATGTCCATGGGCATCAACACCCGGCTCATCCGCGCCAGCCTGCTGGAAAACATGCACGCCCGGCACATCATGTATGCACGGGCGCGCGGCATTCCCGAACGCGGCGTGGTGTGGCGGCACATGTTCAAGAACTCGCTGATCCCGGTGCTGACCTCGCTCGGCATGCACGTGGGCGAACTGCTGGGCGGCGCGGTGATAGTGGAAACGGTGTTCGCCTGGCCGGGCGTGGGCCGCTACGCGGTGTCCGCCGTGTACAACCGCGACTACCCCATATTGCAGTGTTTCATGTTGCTGATGACGGCCATCTTCGTGCTGTGCAACCTGACCGTGGACATCCTGTACGCGTGGGCCGACCCGCGCATCCGGCTGGGGGAGGATCGCGCATGA
- a CDS encoding CesT family type III secretion system chaperone, which produces MEAIDRVLRDFGARMGMDGLAFDGDGICVLRFDDVTVNLELERDKGAEGLLHAFSVIADLPRDEAQAAAVCRHALEQNVGLMLAGAGAVGLRQPHGLVLANTVGAAGLDVNGLEAFLERQVTVAEGMREAAVSLCDKAEDACTMLMPGTALRI; this is translated from the coding sequence ATGGAAGCCATCGACAGGGTATTGCGGGACTTTGGCGCACGCATGGGCATGGACGGCCTTGCCTTTGACGGGGATGGCATCTGCGTGCTGCGCTTCGACGATGTGACGGTGAATCTTGAGCTGGAGCGGGACAAGGGCGCGGAAGGCCTGCTCCATGCCTTCAGCGTCATCGCGGATCTGCCGCGGGACGAGGCGCAGGCTGCGGCGGTGTGCCGCCATGCCCTGGAGCAGAACGTGGGCCTGATGCTGGCGGGGGCCGGGGCCGTGGGCTTGCGCCAACCGCATGGACTTGTGCTTGCCAACACCGTTGGCGCTGCCGGTCTGGACGTCAACGGACTGGAGGCGTTTCTGGAGCGCCAGGTGACGGTGGCCGAGGGCATGCGCGAGGCCGCCGTGTCGCTCTGCGACAAGGCCGAGGACGCTTGCACCATGCTGATGCCGGGTACGGCGCTGCGCATCTGA
- a CDS encoding MFS transporter, with translation MRKTSGRAMRQDITPTGPGADAASTTSSPMSSATASGTASGTAPAAPAAPTDGAALRGLRARLLAWGVLALLCAQLFYGVLVGSSLHRQYRGPMLAVQALTCDDLALRLGRMARLGKPLDRIRDLSGMLAPFRTASPAADLLVTDAAGTVLGAWDAARVGTSMTVPRDAAPVPGSNAFEFAAGGDTWLSRPIPGKDGAAVGHVLLRLDAARLDADLAGAAAHLPLFGGIAAGSCLLLAVLCFVLLPGGGSTLTQAAWRRRARMVLLLPLLAGQVCLMVVMGGPLKDIHVRQSGDIATQLAGQLGRDLSSIVAKGVPLERLPGIETHLQSLQRGLPQVVGIGMLGADGTLLSAASAAGPLDAAAWSGLGADAPQGISVVPGVALSGGQGDAPAAGTVRVLMSSDAIAAGLREALLDTATVSVVAMLLLVELASLLLVQAERGVMSPRPALADMPGFMRAVIFFCMCAIDLSVSFIPLRLAELDAGLFGLPRDVVMGLPVSFEMFMVGIAIVAGGTLAARHGWRPLLLAGVALAAAGAAASGVAATPLGYILARGVAGAGYGCINLAAQVHVVSHSTARNRAANLGSMFAGLFAGVMCASATGGLVADRLGYGPVFLVSAVLLCAVLAWLLLCPSRDVPGARVTTDEPQAPAERRGGVAAFLRDRRMAALLLCNIMPLSFVTVCLFQFFVPVYLNADGASPADIGRVSMLFCLVVVYLGPWCGRLVDASPRKYRALTVAGLLGAASVAALLAGSGIGVAVAAVSLLGMSNAVASSGQGTYALQLPAAAIMGRSRTMSLYNVMERVGQVLGPVSFGVVLAMWGRDAGLVVMAAGMGAASLLFFACTAGRSDAVPGAVPVAAMPGDARPDHGERP, from the coding sequence ATGCGGAAAACTAGCGGCCGCGCCATGAGGCAGGATATTACCCCCACCGGGCCGGGTGCCGACGCGGCATCCACCACGTCTTCCCCCATGTCTTCCGCCACGGCGTCCGGTACGGCGTCCGGCACGGCTCCCGCCGCTCCCGCCGCTCCAACGGACGGCGCGGCCCTGCGCGGCCTGCGCGCACGCCTGCTGGCGTGGGGCGTGCTGGCGCTGCTGTGCGCCCAGCTGTTCTACGGCGTGCTGGTGGGCTCGTCGCTGCACCGGCAGTACCGGGGCCCCATGCTGGCCGTGCAGGCCCTGACCTGCGACGACCTTGCGCTGCGCCTGGGCCGCATGGCCCGCCTCGGCAAGCCGCTGGACCGCATCCGCGACCTTTCCGGCATGCTCGCCCCCTTCCGGACCGCATCGCCCGCCGCCGACCTGCTGGTGACCGACGCCGCGGGCACCGTGCTGGGCGCTTGGGACGCCGCCCGCGTGGGGACGTCCATGACCGTCCCGCGCGATGCCGCCCCCGTGCCGGGTTCCAACGCCTTCGAATTCGCCGCCGGGGGTGACACCTGGCTGTCCCGCCCCATTCCCGGCAAGGATGGCGCGGCCGTGGGCCACGTGCTGCTGCGGCTGGACGCGGCCCGGCTGGACGCGGACCTTGCCGGGGCTGCCGCCCACCTGCCCCTGTTCGGGGGCATCGCGGCGGGGTCGTGCCTGCTGCTGGCGGTGCTGTGCTTCGTCCTGCTGCCCGGCGGCGGCAGCACCCTGACGCAGGCGGCGTGGCGGCGCAGGGCGCGCATGGTCCTGCTGCTGCCGCTGCTGGCCGGGCAGGTGTGCCTGATGGTGGTCATGGGCGGCCCGCTGAAGGACATCCACGTGCGCCAGAGCGGGGACATAGCCACCCAACTGGCCGGACAACTGGGGCGCGATCTTTCGTCCATCGTGGCCAAGGGCGTGCCGCTGGAGCGGCTGCCCGGCATCGAGACGCACCTGCAAAGCCTGCAACGCGGCCTGCCGCAGGTGGTGGGCATCGGCATGCTGGGCGCCGACGGCACGTTGCTGTCCGCCGCCAGCGCGGCGGGCCCCCTGGACGCGGCGGCATGGTCCGGCCTTGGCGCGGATGCGCCCCAGGGCATCAGCGTGGTGCCGGGGGTGGCGCTTTCCGGCGGGCAGGGCGATGCCCCGGCGGCGGGCACCGTGCGGGTGCTCATGTCGTCCGACGCCATTGCCGCTGGCCTGCGCGAGGCCCTGCTGGACACGGCCACGGTGTCCGTGGTGGCCATGCTGCTGCTGGTGGAGCTTGCCTCGCTGCTGCTGGTGCAGGCCGAGCGGGGCGTCATGTCGCCGCGTCCGGCGCTGGCGGACATGCCGGGCTTCATGCGGGCGGTCATCTTTTTCTGCATGTGCGCCATAGATCTTTCCGTGTCGTTCATTCCGCTGCGGCTGGCGGAACTGGACGCCGGGCTGTTCGGCCTGCCACGCGACGTGGTCATGGGCCTGCCGGTGTCGTTCGAGATGTTCATGGTGGGCATTGCCATCGTGGCGGGGGGCACCCTTGCCGCGCGGCACGGCTGGCGACCGCTGCTGCTGGCGGGCGTGGCGCTGGCCGCCGCCGGGGCCGCCGCCAGCGGCGTGGCCGCCACCCCGCTGGGCTACATCCTGGCGCGCGGCGTGGCGGGCGCGGGGTACGGGTGCATCAACCTTGCCGCGCAGGTCCACGTGGTGTCCCATTCCACAGCCCGCAACCGCGCAGCCAACCTTGGTTCCATGTTCGCCGGGCTGTTTGCCGGGGTGATGTGCGCCAGCGCCACGGGCGGCCTGGTTGCCGACCGGCTGGGCTACGGTCCCGTGTTCCTGGTGTCGGCGGTGCTGTTGTGCGCGGTGCTGGCATGGCTGCTGCTGTGCCCCTCGCGCGACGTGCCCGGCGCCCGCGTCACCACCGACGAACCGCAGGCTCCGGCAGAGCGGCGTGGCGGCGTGGCGGCCTTCCTGCGCGACCGGCGCATGGCCGCGCTGCTGCTGTGCAACATCATGCCGCTGTCCTTTGTCACGGTCTGCCTGTTCCAGTTCTTCGTGCCCGTGTACCTCAATGCCGACGGGGCAAGCCCGGCGGACATCGGGCGCGTCTCCATGCTGTTCTGCCTGGTGGTGGTCTATCTGGGACCGTGGTGCGGCAGGCTGGTGGATGCCTCCCCGCGCAAGTACCGGGCGCTGACCGTGGCCGGGCTGCTGGGCGCGGCATCGGTGGCCGCGCTGCTGGCGGGCAGCGGCATCGGCGTGGCCGTGGCGGCGGTGAGCCTGCTTGGCATGAGCAACGCCGTGGCTTCCAGCGGGCAGGGGACGTATGCGCTGCAACTTCCCGCCGCCGCGATCATGGGCCGGTCGCGCACCATGAGCCTGTACAACGTCATGGAGCGGGTGGGGCAGGTGCTCGGCCCGGTGTCGTTCGGCGTGGTGCTGGCGATGTGGGGGCGTGACGCCGGGCTGGTGGTCATGGCGGCGGGGATGGGCGCGGCAAGCCTGTTGTTCTTCGCCTGCACGGCGGGCCGATCCGATGCGGTCCCCGGTGCGGTCCCCGTGGCGGCCATGCCCGGTGACGCACGTCCCGACCACGGGGAGCGACCGTGA
- a CDS encoding sigma-54 interaction domain-containing protein, protein MSQNELLDVLIDLCDDLAWARPASEDRLFALTAAGSAPASTTRLAEAFGMMLVKVEAREYQQAQLIEELKARNAELEEARRLLTERNARLTHTLQESFQARRVIGQCPAMRQLIEMALSIARRPINTLLLGPTGAGKEVVAKLIHYNSPRREGPFIAVNCTAIPEALFESEMFGIEKGVATGVGARKGLVEEADGGTLFLDELADMPLPHQAKLLRVLEEREVQRVGSSKAVPVDLKVIAATNVDLQRAVREGKFREDLYYRINVAEVHLPPLRERGDDILLLAQAFLDRHCTLMGRPRLALSYGARDRLLRYPWPGNVRELNNEMERAAALTLGDRVEAANLSPRLLTATPGPGEPEAAGQDIQGSQGAEDAFTKPATPLPDARAAVTPPPDGSLNLQDMERDMVIRALDRTGGNKSRAAELLGITREGLRKKLLRLGIADGGQNGL, encoded by the coding sequence ATGAGCCAGAATGAACTGCTCGACGTGCTCATAGACCTGTGCGACGACCTCGCCTGGGCGCGTCCCGCCAGCGAGGACAGGCTGTTCGCCCTCACCGCAGCCGGTTCCGCCCCGGCCAGCACCACCCGCCTCGCAGAAGCCTTCGGGATGATGCTGGTCAAGGTGGAGGCGCGCGAATACCAGCAGGCCCAACTCATCGAGGAACTGAAGGCCCGCAACGCGGAGCTGGAAGAAGCCCGCCGCCTGCTCACAGAGCGCAACGCGCGCCTCACCCACACCTTGCAGGAAAGCTTTCAGGCCCGGCGGGTCATCGGGCAGTGCCCGGCCATGCGCCAGCTGATCGAGATGGCCCTGTCCATCGCCCGGCGGCCCATCAACACCCTGTTGCTGGGCCCCACCGGCGCGGGCAAGGAAGTGGTGGCCAAGCTCATCCACTACAATTCGCCGCGCCGCGAAGGGCCGTTCATCGCCGTGAACTGCACGGCCATTCCCGAGGCGCTGTTCGAAAGCGAAATGTTCGGCATCGAAAAGGGCGTGGCCACCGGGGTGGGCGCGCGCAAGGGGCTGGTGGAGGAAGCCGACGGCGGCACCCTGTTCCTTGACGAACTGGCCGACATGCCCCTGCCCCACCAGGCCAAGCTGCTGCGGGTGCTGGAAGAGCGCGAGGTGCAGCGCGTGGGCAGCAGCAAGGCGGTGCCGGTGGACCTGAAGGTCATCGCCGCCACCAACGTGGACCTGCAACGCGCCGTGCGCGAAGGAAAATTCCGCGAGGACCTGTACTACCGCATCAACGTGGCGGAAGTGCATCTGCCCCCCCTGCGCGAACGGGGTGACGACATCCTGCTGCTGGCGCAGGCCTTTCTGGACCGGCACTGCACGCTGATGGGCAGGCCCCGGCTGGCCCTTTCGTACGGCGCGCGCGACCGGCTGCTGCGCTATCCGTGGCCGGGCAACGTGCGCGAACTGAACAACGAGATGGAGCGCGCCGCCGCCCTCACCCTGGGCGACCGGGTGGAGGCCGCCAACCTTTCGCCCCGCCTGCTGACCGCCACGCCGGGCCCGGGCGAACCCGAGGCCGCCGGGCAAGACATACAGGGCAGTCAGGGCGCGGAAGACGCGTTCACCAAACCCGCCACGCCCCTGCCCGATGCGCGCGCCGCCGTCACGCCCCCACCGGACGGCAGCCTGAACCTGCAAGACATGGAGCGCGACATGGTCATCCGCGCGCTGGACCGCACCGGCGGCAACAAGAGCCGCGCCGCCGAGCTGCTGGGCATCACCCGCGAAGGGCTGCGCAAGAAACTGCTGCGTCTCGGCATTGCCGACGGCGGCCAGAACGGGCTTTAG
- the nikA gene encoding nickel ABC transporter substrate-binding protein, with translation MLPWSPFVVAPFPRRWLRPLLRSMFAVLMLFAVALAGGLAASPAAHAADTPADTLRYSWPSNVGELNPHKYSPNQMFAQGMVYEPLVKYAKGGAMEPWLAESWTVSPDGKTYTFTLRKGVTFSDGTPFDSSAVRMNLETVLANRARHDWLELVAQIDKVETPDARTVRLVLKNAYYPALQELALIRPVRFLSPSAFPPSGNTNDGIKAPIGTGPWKLVETRKGEYDVFERNDAYWGKKPAIKRIVVKVIPDPNTRLVALQAGELDLVFGGGGHGGGQISLEAFDALKKAGTYATYLSPPQASRVIALNSKSGPTADPAVRRAILHAINKDAMVKGIFLNAEARADALFPPTSPYCDLKLPPYAHDTTRAEALLDGAGWKRTNPKGPRMKGGKPLSVDLCFVGNNALQKAIAEFLQSELARVGMQANLIGEEEDAIGERQKSGAFGMIFGDTWGAPYDPHSFVSGMRVPTHADYQAQLGLPMKADIDARIGKVLVTTDEATRQNLYRDILTTLHEQAVYLPLTYQTSMVVHTARVDGVHFGAMDTEIPFEDMRLK, from the coding sequence ATGCTGCCCTGGTCGCCTTTCGTTGTCGCCCCGTTTCCGCGCCGCTGGCTGCGCCCACTTCTGCGGTCGATGTTCGCCGTCCTCATGCTGTTTGCCGTGGCTCTGGCGGGCGGCCTGGCCGCCTCCCCTGCCGCGCATGCCGCCGACACCCCGGCGGATACCCTGCGCTATTCCTGGCCCTCCAACGTGGGCGAGCTGAATCCGCACAAGTATTCGCCCAACCAGATGTTCGCCCAGGGCATGGTGTACGAGCCGCTGGTCAAGTACGCCAAGGGCGGCGCCATGGAACCCTGGCTGGCCGAAAGCTGGACCGTGTCGCCCGACGGCAAGACATACACCTTCACGCTGCGCAAGGGCGTGACCTTTTCCGACGGCACGCCCTTCGACTCCAGCGCCGTGCGCATGAACCTTGAAACGGTGCTGGCCAACCGCGCCCGCCACGACTGGCTGGAATTGGTGGCCCAGATCGACAAGGTGGAAACGCCCGACGCGCGCACCGTGCGCCTTGTGCTGAAGAACGCATACTACCCCGCGTTGCAGGAACTGGCGCTGATCCGGCCCGTGCGCTTCCTGTCGCCCTCGGCGTTCCCGCCGTCGGGCAACACCAACGACGGCATAAAGGCCCCCATCGGCACCGGCCCGTGGAAGCTGGTGGAAACCCGCAAGGGCGAATACGACGTGTTCGAGCGCAACGACGCGTACTGGGGCAAAAAGCCCGCCATCAAGCGCATCGTGGTCAAGGTCATCCCCGACCCCAACACCCGGCTGGTGGCCCTGCAGGCGGGCGAGCTTGACCTTGTCTTCGGGGGCGGCGGCCACGGCGGCGGCCAGATCAGCCTGGAAGCCTTCGACGCCCTGAAGAAGGCCGGCACGTATGCCACCTACCTTTCGCCGCCGCAGGCCAGCCGGGTCATCGCGCTGAACAGCAAGAGCGGCCCCACCGCCGATCCTGCCGTGCGCAGGGCCATCCTGCATGCCATCAACAAGGACGCCATGGTCAAGGGCATCTTTCTGAACGCGGAAGCCCGCGCCGACGCCCTGTTCCCGCCCACGTCCCCCTACTGCGACCTGAAACTGCCCCCCTACGCCCATGACACCACAAGGGCGGAAGCCCTGCTGGACGGCGCGGGCTGGAAGCGTACCAACCCCAAGGGCCCGCGCATGAAGGGCGGCAAGCCGCTGTCCGTGGACCTGTGCTTCGTGGGCAACAACGCCCTGCAAAAGGCCATCGCGGAATTCCTGCAATCGGAGCTGGCGCGCGTGGGCATGCAGGCCAACCTCATCGGCGAGGAAGAAGACGCCATCGGCGAACGCCAGAAGAGCGGGGCCTTCGGCATGATCTTCGGCGACACCTGGGGCGCGCCCTACGACCCGCATTCCTTTGTCAGCGGCATGCGCGTGCCCACCCACGCCGACTACCAGGCCCAACTGGGCCTGCCCATGAAGGCCGACATCGACGCCAGGATCGGCAAGGTGCTGGTGACCACCGACGAAGCCACGCGCCAGAACCTGTACCGCGACATCCTGACCACCCTGCACGAGCAGGCCGTGTACCTGCCGCTGACCTACCAGACCAGCATGGTGGTGCACACCGCTCGCGTGGACGGGGTGCACTTCGGCGCCATGGACACGGAAATTCCCTTCGAGGACATGCGCCTGAAATAG